In a single window of the Planctomycetota bacterium genome:
- a CDS encoding phosphoribosylanthranilate isomerase, giving the protein MRRTRVKICGVRHPEDARLAVDAGADSVGIILYAPGAKRLVEAEAAIEIVKALPAFTTAVGVMVDPPPFILRQLLAAVPVDVVQFHGKETADLVRQATTKRATKVLPADGALVDAVERWTSKPPRNLAGLHVDAAGGGGQGVEAEWDAVAGLSADQIARLTLAGGLMPDNVGKIVRRFRPFAVDVSSGVEDDDGRKSFEKMSAFVDAVRQADAENS; this is encoded by the coding sequence GTGAGGCGGACCCGCGTCAAAATCTGCGGCGTCCGGCATCCCGAGGATGCAAGGCTCGCCGTCGATGCCGGCGCGGATTCCGTTGGAATCATCCTCTACGCACCCGGTGCCAAACGGCTCGTCGAAGCAGAGGCCGCCATCGAGATTGTGAAGGCCTTGCCCGCGTTCACGACGGCGGTCGGCGTGATGGTCGACCCGCCGCCATTCATTCTGCGGCAGTTGCTCGCAGCGGTGCCGGTGGACGTCGTGCAGTTCCATGGCAAGGAGACCGCCGACCTCGTCCGGCAGGCGACGACCAAGCGTGCTACGAAGGTCCTCCCTGCTGACGGAGCGCTCGTCGATGCGGTCGAGCGATGGACCAGCAAGCCGCCCCGGAATCTCGCTGGCCTGCACGTCGACGCCGCCGGCGGTGGTGGCCAAGGCGTCGAGGCCGAATGGGACGCCGTTGCGGGTCTCAGTGCCGATCAGATCGCCAGACTAACACTCGCCGGCGGTTTGATGCCAGACAACGTCGGCAAGATCGTCCGCCGCTTTCGCCCGTTCGCGGTCGACGTCAGCAGCGGCGTCGAGGATGACGATGGCCGCAAGTCGTTCGAGAAGATGTCCGCCTTCGTCGACGCGGTGCGTCAGGCAGATGCGGAAAATTCTTGA